A single region of the Cricetulus griseus strain 17A/GY unplaced genomic scaffold, alternate assembly CriGri-PICRH-1.0 unplaced_scaffold_1, whole genome shotgun sequence genome encodes:
- the LOC113838228 gene encoding GTPase KRas-like isoform X1 codes for MTQYKIVVVGADGVGKSALTIQLLQNHFVDVYDPTIEDSYRKQVVIDGETCHLDILDTAGQEEYSAMRDQYMRTGEGFLCVFAMNNTKSFEAIHHYREQIKRVKDSEDVPMVLVGNKCDLPSRTIDTSQAQDLAGSYGIPFIETSAKTRQGVDDAFYTLLREIGNHKEKMSRDDKKKKKISRQCIIM; via the exons ATGACTCAGTATAAAATTGTGGTAGTGGGAGCTGATGGCGTAGGCAAGAGTGCCTTGACGATACAGCTACTTCAGAATCACTTTGTGGATGTGTATGATCCTACAATAGAGGACTCCTACAGGAAACAAGTAGTAATTGATGGAGAAACCTGTCACTTGGACATTCTCGACACAGCAGGTCAAGAGGAGTACAGTGCAATGAGGGACCAGTACATGAGGACTGGGGAgggctttctttgtgtatttgCCATGAATAATACTAAATCATTTGAAGCTATTCACCATTATAGAGAACAAATTAAAAGAGTAAAAGACTCTGAAGATGTGCCTATGGTCTTAGTAGGGAATAAATGTGATTTGCCTTCTAGAACCATAGACACAAGTCAGGCTCAGGACTTAGCAGGAAGTTATGGGATTCCATTTATTGAAACCTCAGCAAAGACAAGACA GGGTGTTGATGATGCCTTCTATACATTGCTCCGAGAAATTGGAAATCATAAAGAAAAGATGAGCAGAGatgataaaaagaagaaaaagatttcAAGACAGTgtataattatgtaa
- the LOC113838228 gene encoding GTPase KRas-like isoform X2, whose amino-acid sequence MTQYKIVVVGADGVGKSALTIQLLQNHFVDVYDPTIEDSYRKQVVIDGETCHLDILDTAGQEEYSAMRDQYMRTGEGFLCVFAMNNTKSFEAIHHYREQIKRVKDSEDVPMVLVGNKCDLPSRTIDTSQAQDLAGSYGIPFIETSAKTRQRVEDAFYTLVREIRQYRLKRISKEEKTPGRVKIKKCIVM is encoded by the coding sequence ATGACTCAGTATAAAATTGTGGTAGTGGGAGCTGATGGCGTAGGCAAGAGTGCCTTGACGATACAGCTACTTCAGAATCACTTTGTGGATGTGTATGATCCTACAATAGAGGACTCCTACAGGAAACAAGTAGTAATTGATGGAGAAACCTGTCACTTGGACATTCTCGACACAGCAGGTCAAGAGGAGTACAGTGCAATGAGGGACCAGTACATGAGGACTGGGGAgggctttctttgtgtatttgCCATGAATAATACTAAATCATTTGAAGCTATTCACCATTATAGAGAACAAATTAAAAGAGTAAAAGACTCTGAAGATGTGCCTATGGTCTTAGTAGGGAATAAATGTGATTTGCCTTCTAGAACCATAGACACAAGTCAGGCTCAGGACTTAGCAGGAAGTTATGGGATTCCATTTATTGAAACCTCAGCAAAGACAAGACAGAGAGTGGAGGATGCTTTTTATACATTGGTGAGAGAGATCCGACAGTACAGATTGAAAAGAatcagcaaagaagaaaagactCCTGGCCGTGTGAAGATTAAAAAATGCATTGTAATGTAA